The Aureispira anguillae genome contains a region encoding:
- a CDS encoding T9SS type A sorting domain-containing protein has protein sequence MQRFYTFFEKIPLMFLLSWTIVSMQAQTITVIAPNGGETLYSCQQYPITWSVSGGSTSGYYTIDYSLDGGTIWASATSYYLTNNNTFMWTVPNLQSSTVLIRVRDSYNSLVEDISDNLFSINYPIDVVSPNGGEVWTSLNTYTINWTAVGASNRYNIHYSKNNGNTWSTIVTNYYSSSGTYNWNIPNGVFSDQCLVRVTDYNNNCMVDVSDTTFTISPAKPILTIPNGGETWYEGTAYNVRWNTTYLYTNAKLEYSSDSGGTWSTITTSTLNDGIHSWNIPSGAASTNALVRIAVYNDSTLSDTSNAVFEIQSPSITIINPSLGANLEACNSFTISGTKAPSNTHLNYYYSADHGQSWVSIFSNVNSGTSTSFSRSWTVPDSIIGDSLLLRVEDNNTPSISDTSAYYNVIPNNDLQITFPTSTDTLQRGNSYYVRWQRLGVYVTRYRLFYSLDGGQTWNNMISSNYYSNYINSTSTYPYYNWDLDYMPHSDSVLIRVEDYYNSCRYVISDTFVILPVKPILTVPNGGELWYEGTSYTISWIDELMSVNPVLEYSTDSGSTWNTITASTLNDGNHPWLIPSGAASTSALVRIYASNDSTLSDTSNAVFEIQSPSITIINPSLGANLEACNSFTISGTKAPSNTHLNYYYSADHGQSWVSIFSNVNSGTSTSFSRSWTVPDSIIGDSLLLRVEDNNTPSISDTSAYYNVIPNNDLQITFPTSTDTLQRGNSYYVRWQRLGVYVTRYRLFYSLDGGQTWNNMISSNYYSNYINSTSTYPYYNWDLDYMPHSDSVLIRVEDYYNSCRYVISDTFVILPVKPILTVPNGGELWYEGTSYTISWIDELMSVNPVLEYSTDSGSTWNTITASTLNDGNHPWLIPSGAASTSALVRIYASNDSTLSDTSNAVFEIQSPSITIINPSLGANLEACNSFTISGTKAPSNTHLNYYYSADHGQSWVSIFSNVNSGTSTSFSRSWTVPDSIIGDSLLLRVEDNNTPSISDTSAYYNVIPNNDLQITFPTSTDTLQRGNSYYVRWQRLGVYVTRYRLFYSLDGGQTWNNMISSNYYSNYINSTSTYPYYNWDLDYMPHSDSVLIRVEDYYNSCRYVISDTFVILPVKPILTVPNGGELWYEGTSYTISWIDELMSVNPVLEYSTDSGSTWNTITASTLNDGNHPWLIPSGAASTSALVRIYASNDSTLSDTSNAVFEIQSPSITIINPSLGANLEACNSFTISGTKAPSNTHLNYYYSADHGQSWVSIFSNVNSGTSTSFSRSWTVPDSIIGDSLLLRVEDNNTPSISDTSAYYNVIPNNDLQITFPTSTDTLQRGNSYYVRWQRLGVYVTRYRLFYSLDGGQTWNNMISSNYYSNYINSTSTYPYYNWDLDYMPHSDSVLIRVEDYYNSCRYVISDTFVILPVKPILTVPNGGELWYEGTSYTISWIDELMSVNPVLEYSTDSGSTWNTITASTLNDGNHPWLIPSGAASTSALVRIYASNDSTLSDTSNAVFEIQSPSITIINPSLGANLEACNSFTISGTKAPSNTHLNYYYSADHGQSWVSIFSNVNSGTSTSFSRSWTVPDSIIGDSLLLRVEDNNTPSISDTSAYYNVIPNNDLRITFPTSTDTLQRGNSYYVRWQRLGVYVTRYRLFYSLDGGQTWNNMISSNYYSNYINSTSTYPYYNWNLDHMPHSDSVLIRVEDYYNSCRYVISDTFVILPSKPLLTAPNGGEVWYPLSNNYIRWQDDFMIGNVKIEYSIDSGGTWSTIATNATNSGTYLWNTIPNINATNCLVRIIDLGDTTFRDTSDAVFEIRPAVTITTPNGSRTGTEEWGGCTVTSITFDHTPGVTSYEIEYSLDAGITWTNIIHNFYTGSSTNSTYNWTIPNIPSDLSMVRVTPNTTGGAAYADVSDTTFKITKPVVLIQPNYGGVMPIGTVYNIMWISDGISNIYDLDYSTDGGLNWTTIANGYVTSTNTYPWLVPNIPSQNCVIRVRDHINPCKEHISARAFIISPTQRPITLLLPNGLDTLSACYSTAIEWSDTGNISAYNLAYSTDGGTTWTPIVNNYTTTTGIYNWDVPNINLNNGFLVSVSDANDSTIYDWSDALFYIEPQALSTLSDTTICYGDSVQLNVSGGSTYLWNNSISLDNDTSSTPMATPSYTTTYKVNATIGSCVLEDSVQVSVEMGLQAPTVSCTTPTNPYTEVAFAWGSVPAATGWEYSIDSGVTWNSALLQDSSLVINNIVNNTCLQIQVRALGGGNCANNIRAFTCCTQGACPTIDTTLYTSICQGQTVTFGGQTIHTTGIYSDTLSALNGCDSIVNLDLTVHSIVTGVDTQVACLSYTWLDGITYTSSNNTATYTIVGGAVTGCDSIVTLNLTINSTSSGVDVQSACLSYTWLDGITYTSSNNTATHTIVGGAVTGCDSIVTLDLTITGTSSGVDVQSACLSYTWLDGVTYTSSNNTATHTIVGGAVTGCDSIVTLDLTITGTSSGVDVQSACLSYTWLDGVTYTSSNNTATHTIVGGAVTGCDSIVTLNLTITGTSSGVDVQSACLSYTWLDGVTYTSSNNTATHTIVGGAITGCDSIVTLNLTINNTVTGTDTQVACGTYTWLDGITYTSSNNTATHTIVGGAITGCDSVVTLNLTINNTVTGTDTQIACGTYTWLDGVTYTSSNNTATHTIVGGAYNGCDSIVTLDLTVKNIATSVDTQVACGTYTWLDGVTYTSSNNTATHTIVGGAYNGCDSIVTLDLTIIGTASGVDVQSACLSYTWLDGITYTSSNNTATHTVIGGAYNGCDSIVTLNLTITGPASGVDVQSACLSYTWLDGVTYTSSNNTATHTVIGGAYNGCDSIVTLNLTITGPVSGVDVQSACFSYTWLDGNTYTSSNNTATHTIVGGAVTGCDSIVTLNLTIHTVDTSLTTTDPSIIANAVGATYQWLDCDSSYSAISGATMATFTALKNGNYAVEISQNGCVDTSACISILSVGIEKINPLFDEVLIYPNPTNGFVTIDLGSLTDVTLSVFGVSGQLIYQKERIHEAIYKMRLDEPAGVYFIELSTQGKRMQYKLIKGY, from the coding sequence TGTTAGCCCAAATGGAGGCGAAGTATGGACAAGTTTAAATACTTACACCATTAATTGGACTGCGGTAGGAGCTTCTAATCGATACAACATTCATTATTCAAAAAATAATGGTAATACATGGAGTACCATTGTGACCAATTACTATTCGTCTTCAGGAACGTACAATTGGAATATTCCCAATGGAGTATTTTCTGACCAATGTTTGGTTCGAGTGACCGATTATAATAACAATTGTATGGTAGATGTTAGCGATACAACCTTTACCATTTCACCAGCCAAACCAATTTTAACGATTCCGAATGGAGGAGAAACATGGTATGAAGGAACAGCTTATAATGTTCGCTGGAATACTACTTACCTGTATACCAATGCTAAGTTAGAGTATTCTAGTGACAGTGGAGGAACTTGGAGTACAATTACGACTAGCACGTTAAATGATGGTATCCATTCTTGGAATATTCCCAGTGGAGCTGCCTCTACGAATGCCTTGGTGCGAATAGCAGTTTATAATGACTCCACCTTAAGCGATACGAGTAATGCCGTATTTGAGATACAATCCCCAAGCATCACGATTATCAACCCTAGTTTAGGAGCGAATTTAGAAGCCTGTAATTCCTTTACGATAAGTGGAACCAAGGCACCCTCCAACACGCATTTGAATTATTATTATTCAGCAGATCATGGGCAGAGTTGGGTATCGATTTTTAGTAATGTAAATTCGGGAACAAGCACAAGCTTTAGTAGAAGTTGGACAGTACCAGATTCTATCATAGGCGATAGTTTATTGTTGCGAGTAGAAGACAACAATACGCCAAGCATAAGCGATACAAGCGCTTATTATAATGTAATCCCGAACAATGATTTACAGATTACATTTCCAACAAGTACAGATACCTTGCAACGAGGAAACTCATATTATGTAAGATGGCAGCGATTGGGTGTTTATGTAACCCGTTATAGATTGTTTTATTCCTTAGATGGAGGACAGACATGGAACAATATGATATCGAGTAATTACTATTCGAATTACATCAACAGCACAAGCACCTACCCTTATTACAATTGGGATTTGGATTATATGCCACATTCAGATAGTGTATTGATACGAGTAGAGGATTATTACAATTCCTGTAGATATGTAATTTCAGATACCTTTGTGATTTTGCCCGTAAAACCAATCTTAACAGTACCGAATGGGGGCGAGTTGTGGTATGAAGGAACAAGCTATACAATTAGTTGGATAGACGAATTAATGTCAGTGAATCCAGTGTTGGAATATTCCACAGATAGTGGAAGTACTTGGAATACAATAACAGCAAGTACCTTAAACGATGGCAATCATCCGTGGTTAATTCCTAGTGGAGCAGCTTCAACAAGCGCCTTAGTGCGAATCTATGCGAGCAATGATTCGACCTTAAGCGATACAAGTAATGCCGTATTTGAGATACAATCCCCAAGCATCACGATTATCAACCCTAGTTTGGGAGCGAATTTAGAAGCCTGTAATTCCTTTACGATAAGCGGAACCAAAGCACCCTCCAACACGCATTTGAATTATTATTATTCAGCAGATCACGGGCAGAGTTGGGTATCGATTTTTAGCAATGTAAATTCGGGAACAAGTACGAGTTTTAGTAGAAGTTGGACGGTACCTGATTCTATCATAGGCGATAGTTTATTATTGCGGGTAGAAGACAACAATACGCCAAGCATAAGCGATACAAGCGCTTATTATAATGTAATCCCAAACAATGATTTACAGATTACATTTCCAACAAGTACAGATACCTTGCAACGAGGGAATTCATATTATGTAAGATGGCAGCGATTGGGTGTTTATGTAACCCGTTATAGATTGTTTTATTCCTTAGATGGGGGACAGACATGGAACAATATGATATCGAGTAATTACTATTCGAATTACATCAACAGTACGAGCACCTACCCTTATTACAATTGGGATTTGGATTATATGCCGCATTCAGACAGTGTATTGATACGAGTAGAGGATTATTACAATTCCTGTAGATATGTGATTTCAGATACCTTTGTGATTTTGCCCGTAAAACCAATCTTAACAGTACCGAATGGGGGGGAATTGTGGTATGAAGGAACAAGCTATACAATTAGTTGGATAGACGAATTAATGTCAGTGAATCCAGTGTTGGAATATTCCACAGATAGTGGAAGTACTTGGAATACAATAACAGCAAGTACCTTAAACGATGGCAATCATCCGTGGTTAATTCCTAGTGGAGCAGCTTCAACAAGCGCCTTAGTGCGAATCTATGCGAGCAATGATTCGACCTTAAGCGATACAAGTAATGCCGTATTTGAGATACAATCCCCAAGCATCACGATTATCAACCCTAGTTTGGGAGCGAATTTAGAAGCCTGTAATTCCTTTACGATAAGCGGAACCAAGGCACCCTCGAACACGCATTTGAATTATTATTATTCAGCAGATCATGGACAGAGTTGGGTGTCGATTTTTAGCAATGTAAATTCGGGAACAAGTACGAGTTTTAGTAGAAGTTGGACGGTACCCGATTCTATCATAGGCGATAGTTTATTGTTGCGAGTAGAAGACAACAATACGCCAAGCATAAGCGATACAAGCGCTTATTATAATGTAATCCCAAACAATGATTTACAGATTACATTTCCAACAAGTACAGATACCTTGCAACGAGGAAACTCATATTATGTAAGATGGCAGCGATTGGGTGTTTATGTAACCCGTTATAGATTGTTTTATTCCTTAGATGGAGGACAGACATGGAACAATATGATATCGAGTAATTACTATTCGAATTACATCAACAGTACAAGCACCTACCCTTATTACAATTGGGATTTGGATTATATGCCACATTCAGATAGTGTATTGATACGAGTAGAGGATTATTACAATTCCTGTAGATATGTGATTTCAGATACCTTTGTGATTTTGCCCGTAAAACCAATCTTAACAGTACCAAATGGAGGCGAGTTGTGGTATGAAGGAACAAGCTATACAATTAGTTGGATAGACGAATTAATGTCGGTGAATCCAGTATTGGAATATTCCACAGATAGTGGAAGTACTTGGAATACAATAACAGCAAGTACCTTAAACGATGGCAATCATCCGTGGTTAATTCCTAGTGGAGCAGCTTCAACAAGCGCCTTAGTGCGAATCTATGCGAGCAATGATTCGACCTTAAGCGATACGAGTAATGCCGTATTTGAGATACAATCCCCAAGTATTACGATTATCAACCCTAGTTTGGGAGCGAACTTAGAAGCCTGTAATTCCTTTACGATAAGCGGAACCAAGGCACCCTCGAACACGCATTTGAATTATTATTATTCAGCAGATCATGGGCAGAGTTGGGTATCGATTTTTAGCAATGTAAATTCGGGAACAAGTACGAGTTTTAGTAGAAGTTGGACGGTACCCGATTCTATCATAGGCGATAGTTTATTGTTGCGAGTAGAAGACAACAATACGCCAAGTATAAGCGATACAAGCGCTTATTATAATGTAATCCCAAACAATGATTTACAGATTACATTTCCAACAAGTACAGATACCTTGCAACGAGGGAATTCATATTATGTAAGATGGCAGCGATTGGGTGTTTATGTAACTCGTTATAGATTGTTTTATTCCTTAGATGGGGGACAGACATGGAACAATATGATATCGAGTAATTACTATTCGAATTACATCAACAGTACAAGCACCTACCCTTATTACAATTGGGATTTGGATTATATGCCACATTCAGACAGTGTATTGATACGAGTAGAGGATTATTACAATTCCTGTAGATATGTGATTTCAGATACCTTTGTGATTTTGCCCGTAAAACCAATCTTAACAGTACCGAATGGAGGCGAGTTGTGGTATGAAGGAACAAGCTATACAATTAGCTGGATAGACGAATTGATGTCGGTGAATCCAGTATTGGAATATTCCACAGATAGTGGAAGTACTTGGAATACAATAACAGCAAGTACCTTAAACGATGGCAATCATCCGTGGTTAATTCCTAGTGGAGCAGCTTCAACAAGCGCCTTAGTGCGAATCTATGCGAGCAATGATTCGACCTTAAGCGATACAAGTAATGCCGTATTTGAGATACAATCCCCAAGCATCACGATTATCAATCCTAGTTTGGGAGCGAATTTAGAAGCCTGTAATTCCTTTACGATAAGCGGAACCAAGGCACCCTCGAACACGCATTTGAATTATTATTATTCAGCAGATCATGGGCAGAGTTGGGTATCGATTTTTAGCAATGTAAATTCAGGAACAAGTACGAGTTTTAGTAGAAGTTGGACGGTACCAGATTCTATCATAGGCGATAGTTTATTGTTGCGAGTAGAAGACAACAATACGCCAAGTATAAGCGATACAAGCGCTTATTACAATGTAATTCCGAACAATGATTTACGGATTACATTTCCAACGAGTACAGATACCTTACAACGAGGAAACTCATATTATGTAAGATGGCAGCGATTGGGTGTTTATGTAACCCGTTATAGATTGTTTTATTCCTTAGATGGAGGACAGACATGGAACAATATGATATCGAGTAATTACTATTCGAATTACATCAACAGTACAAGCACCTACCCTTATTACAATTGGAATTTGGATCATATGCCACATTCAGATAGTGTATTGATACGAGTAGAGGATTATTACAATTCCTGTAGATATGTGATTTCAGATACCTTTGTGATTTTGCCTTCAAAACCCTTATTAACAGCACCAAATGGGGGAGAAGTATGGTATCCATTGAGTAACAATTACATTAGATGGCAGGATGATTTCATGATTGGAAATGTAAAGATTGAATATTCTATAGATAGTGGAGGAACTTGGAGTACGATAGCAACTAATGCAACCAATTCAGGAACCTATTTGTGGAACACAATTCCAAATATTAATGCAACCAATTGTTTGGTTCGAATAATAGATTTAGGGGATACGACCTTTAGAGACACGAGTGACGCTGTATTTGAAATTCGTCCTGCGGTAACGATTACAACACCTAATGGCAGCCGAACAGGTACAGAAGAATGGGGAGGATGTACCGTTACATCAATAACCTTTGATCATACCCCAGGGGTTACTTCTTATGAGATTGAATATTCTTTGGATGCAGGAATAACTTGGACCAATATCATCCATAATTTTTATACAGGTTCTAGTACGAACTCAACTTACAATTGGACAATTCCCAATATTCCATCTGACTTATCAATGGTTAGAGTGACCCCCAATACGACAGGAGGAGCCGCTTACGCTGATGTAAGTGACACGACTTTTAAGATCACCAAACCTGTTGTTTTGATTCAACCTAATTATGGAGGGGTAATGCCAATTGGTACAGTCTATAATATTATGTGGATTTCAGATGGTATCTCTAATATTTACGATTTAGACTATTCAACTGATGGAGGGCTTAATTGGACAACCATAGCGAATGGATACGTTACTTCTACCAATACTTACCCTTGGTTGGTACCGAATATCCCATCTCAAAATTGTGTGATTAGGGTACGGGATCATATCAACCCTTGTAAAGAACATATTAGTGCTAGAGCATTTATTATATCTCCTACACAACGACCAATAACGCTCTTACTTCCAAATGGTTTGGATACACTTTCAGCTTGTTACAGTACAGCAATAGAGTGGTCAGACACAGGAAATATAAGTGCTTATAATTTAGCTTACTCTACAGATGGAGGAACTACATGGACTCCTATCGTTAATAACTATACAACAACAACGGGAATTTATAATTGGGATGTACCAAATATAAACCTTAATAATGGATTTTTAGTAAGCGTTAGCGATGCCAATGACTCGACCATTTATGATTGGAGTGATGCTTTATTTTATATAGAACCACAAGCTTTAAGCACATTATCTGATACAACTATTTGTTATGGCGATAGTGTACAACTAAATGTTAGTGGAGGTAGTACTTATTTATGGAATAATAGCATAAGTTTAGATAATGATACCTCTAGTACTCCAATGGCTACACCTTCTTACACGACTACTTATAAAGTAAACGCTACGATAGGTTCTTGTGTACTGGAAGACTCTGTACAGGTATCAGTAGAAATGGGGCTTCAGGCACCAACGGTTAGTTGTACAACACCAACCAATCCTTATACAGAGGTTGCTTTTGCTTGGGGAAGTGTTCCTGCGGCTACGGGGTGGGAATATAGTATTGATTCAGGAGTTACGTGGAATAGTGCATTACTTCAAGACAGCAGCTTAGTGATTAACAACATCGTTAACAATACTTGTCTACAGATACAAGTTAGAGCGTTGGGTGGCGGAAACTGTGCTAACAATATTCGGGCTTTTACTTGTTGTACACAAGGAGCTTGTCCTACAATAGATACAACACTGTATACATCAATCTGTCAAGGACAAACCGTTACTTTTGGAGGGCAGACAATCCATACAACTGGCATCTATTCAGATACACTTAGTGCGTTGAATGGTTGTGATTCGATTGTAAATTTGGATTTAACAGTTCATAGTATAGTAACAGGAGTAGATACCCAAGTAGCTTGTTTAAGCTATACATGGTTGGATGGAATAACTTATACGAGTAGCAATAATACGGCAACGTATACGATAGTGGGAGGAGCCGTAACAGGCTGTGATTCCATAGTGACCTTGAATTTAACGATAAATAGCACGTCAAGTGGAGTAGATGTGCAAAGTGCCTGCTTAAGTTATACGTGGTTGGATGGAATAACTTATACGAGTAGCAATAATACGGCAACGCATACGATAGTGGGAGGAGCCGTAACAGGCTGTGATTCCATAGTGACATTGGATTTAACGATAACAGGCACGTCAAGTGGAGTAGATGTGCAAAGTGCCTGCTTAAGTTATACGTGGTTAGATGGGGTTACCTATACAAGTAGCAACAATACAGCAACGCATACGATAGTGGGAGGAGCCGTAACAGGCTGTGATTCCATAGTGACATTGGATTTAACGATAACAGGCACGTCAAGTGGAGTAGATGTGCAAAGTGCCTGCTTAAGTTATACGTGGCTAGATGGAGTTACTTATACAAGTAGCAACAATACGGCAACGCATACGATAGTAGGAGGAGCCGTAACAGGTTGTGATTCTATAGTGACGTTGAATTTAACGATAACAGGCACGTCAAGTGGAGTAGATGTGCAAAGCGCCTGTTTAAGTTATACGTGGCTAGATGGAGTTACTTATACAAGTAGCAACAATACGGCAACGCACACGATAGTGGGAGGAGCAATAACAGGCTGTGATTCAATAGTAACCTTGAATCTAACAATAAATAATACAGTAACAGGAACCGATACTCAGGTAGCTTGTGGAACCTATACGTGGTTGGATGGAATAACCTATACAAGCAGCAATAATACGGCAACGCATACCATAGTAGGAGGAGCAATAACAGGTTGTGATTCAGTAGTGACCTTGAATCTAACAATAAATAACACAGTAACAGGAACCGATACTCAGATAGCTTGTGGAACCTATACGTGGCTAGATGGAGTTACTTATACGAGTAGCAACAATACGGCAACGCATACGATAGTAGGAGGTGCATATAATGGTTGCGATTCTATAGTGACGTTGGATTTAACCGTAAAAAATATAGCTACGAGTGTGGATACCCAAGTAGCTTGTGGAACCTATACATGGCTAGATGGGGTAACCTATACAAGTAGCAATAATACAGCAACGCATACGATAGTAGGAGGCGCATACAATGGCTGCGATTCAATAGTGACGTTGGATTTAACGATAATAGGCACGGCAAGTGGAGTAGATGTACAAAGCGCCTGTTTAAGTTATACATGGCTAGATGGAATAACCTATACGAGCAGCAATAATACAGCAACACATACAGTAATAGGAGGCGCATACAATGGCTGCGATTCTATAGTGACGTTGAATTTGACGATAACAGGCCCCGCAAGTGGGGTAGATGTACAAAGCGCCTGTTTAAGTTATACATGGCTAGATGGGGTAACCTATACGAGTAGCAATAATACAGCAACACATACGGTAATAGGAGGCGCATATAATGGTTGTGATTCTATAGTGACGTTGAATTTGACAATAACAGGTCCTGTAAGTGGGGTAGATGTGCAAAGTGCTTGTTTCAGCTATACGTGGTTAGATGGGAATACTTATACAAGTAGTAACAATACGGCAACACATACGATAGTGGGAGGAGCCGTAACAGGTTGCGATTCTATAGTAACCTTAAATTTGACCATCCATACAGTAGATACAAGCCTTACAACAACAGACCCTAGCATTATTGCCAATGCAGTGGGAGCAACTTACCAATGGTTAGATTGCGATAGCAGTTACAGCGCTATTAGTGGGGCGACGATGGCTACTTTTACGGCTCTAAAAAATGGTAATTATGCTGTTGAAATCAGCCAAAATGGTTGTGTTGATACTTCAGCTTGTATTAGCATTTTATCAGTAGGGATAGAAAAGATAAATCCTTTGTTTGATGAGGTATTAATTTACCCTAATCCAACCAATGGTTTCGTGACGATTGATTTGGGATCATTAACCGATGTTACCCTAAGTGTTTTTGGAGTAAGTGGGCAACTCATTTATCAAAAAGAGCGAATCCATGAGGCTATTTATAAAATGAGATTGGACGAGCCAGCAGGAGTATATTTTATTGAGTTGAGTACTCAAGGAAAAAGGATGCAATACAAATTGATAAAAGGCTATTAA
- a CDS encoding PASTA domain-containing protein produces the protein MSKIRTFFSDLWYIRKTILLNLVGGIVLTLVLIKVLMWALSFYTLHGESIEVPDLVNMKLEEAEKLLATRKLDFVVNDSICKGDGLGGLIKEQNPRPAFRVKESRKIYLTITRHSDCTVNLYYRQIIGRPREYVVKQLERSNLKVGKLTYRPGGKAENTVVEASINGVPLFIEADPRAGEKPPKEPKKIPQNAVVDLVLLEGIDALPKYIPNLICDTYGAAEFAVKGSQFNMGTIHLQGNITDTLAAWVWKQSPPAGASATMGSGIDLWLMNEFPPGCEEEDPLPSDEDGSIEDGSIYEEEDGF, from the coding sequence ATGAGTAAAATACGCACCTTTTTTAGTGATTTGTGGTATATCCGCAAAACCATTCTTCTCAATTTGGTAGGGGGCATTGTATTAACATTAGTATTAATAAAGGTATTAATGTGGGCACTTAGCTTTTATACCCTACATGGTGAGTCCATAGAAGTCCCCGATTTGGTCAATATGAAATTGGAAGAGGCTGAAAAATTACTGGCAACTAGAAAACTTGATTTTGTTGTTAACGACTCCATTTGCAAAGGTGATGGGCTAGGTGGGCTTATCAAGGAGCAGAATCCTCGTCCTGCTTTCCGAGTAAAAGAAAGTAGAAAAATTTATTTGACCATTACAAGACATTCTGATTGTACCGTCAATTTATATTATAGACAAATCATTGGTCGCCCTAGAGAATACGTTGTCAAACAATTGGAGCGAAGCAATTTAAAAGTTGGAAAATTGACGTACCGTCCTGGTGGAAAGGCTGAAAATACAGTTGTAGAAGCTTCTATTAATGGGGTTCCCCTTTTTATTGAAGCCGATCCTCGTGCAGGTGAAAAACCGCCTAAAGAACCTAAAAAGATTCCTCAAAATGCTGTCGTAGACCTAGTTCTGCTAGAAGGAATTGATGCTTTGCCCAAATATATTCCAAACTTGATTTGCGATACGTATGGTGCCGCAGAATTTGCTGTAAAAGGAAGCCAATTTAATATGGGAACCATCCATTTACAAGGTAATATTACAGATACCTTGGCGGCTTGGGTCTGGAAACAAAGCCCTCCAGCTGGTGCTAGTGCCACAATGGGATCAGGTATTGATTTGTGGTTAATGAACGAATTTCCTCCTGGCTGTGAAGAAGAAGATCCCTTGCCTTCAGATGAAGATGGCTCTATAGAAGATGGTTCTATCTATGAGGAAGAGGATGGATTTTAA